The genome window GCTGACAAGAGTGGTCACATCACTACACAATCCAATGAAGCCATTCTCTTTTTCGATAGTGAGTCTCCTTATAAACGAGCCATCGCCTGCTTGTCAGCTGACATGGAACTCAGATATCTTTCCTCTCAAACTCAGCAGCGTTCTCATGCGTCCTTGGAAGTCGGACAACGACGTATCGGATTTACTCAGGCGATTCGAATCATCCTCTTTAGGCATTCTAGACCCAATTCGCCTTGTGAAGACAGCCATTCCAGAAGACCTACCAATAAAAGTGACTGAAATCTTACCACGGCTCAAGGATGGAGGGGCATATGTCAAATTCATGCATGACTCCAACATAGACCCTGCCGAAATTGAAGGTACATTTTGCCCTACTGGAACTCACCTTACACATTTACTGACTCCGTTCATCTATCAGCTCAATTAGCAAGTCGACTGAAAGAAAAGCCCATAAAACCTTGGTTCTCCATCTTCCGTCCTGTCAACGCCCGTCTCGTACAGGGCACGCCATGGTTAGAAGACCTGTACAGATACCCTACCAGCTTCATCAAAATCGAATTTGTTCCTCCAACTCCCGGTACCACCCCTGAGGAGCTCCCCGAAGAGACGCTGTACTCTCTGTTCCGTAAATATGGAAAAATCGCAGACATTATACCACAGCCAACCGACTCAAAGGTCACGCCACGATATGCCAATGTCATGTTTCCTGTAACAAGAGACGCAATTATGGCTCGCAACTGTATGCATGGGTTTATTGTCAACGAGGTCTTGGGAGGTGGCAAGAATGGAACTAAGCTCCGCCTGTCCTTCGAGAAACGTGTCAAGGCGCATAGTATATGGAATTGGTTGACAAACCATCCACGTATTGTGATACCCGtctttgctgctcttgtAGCTGGTCTTTCGGTTCTGATTTTCGACCCTATCCGGGaattcttcatcaagcttcatATTCAGCATTCTCTAGAGTTCAAGGATTCTCGAATTTACAAATGGTTCAAGAAACAGTCTGGCAACTTTGGCTTATCAACCAAACCCAAAGGAGGAGATGGCCTTGAGGAAGTCTGGAATCACCGACGAGATGCAATTGACAAAGTGCAAGGCTGGCTTGATGAAACATCTGACACATTCATCGTTGTTACTGGACCCAAGGGCTCGGGAAAGGTTGAGATGGTCATGGATCAAGCTTTGGAAGGCCGAAAGAACGTGCTCAAGATCGACTGCAGACGCATTGTCGAGGCTAGGGGCGAGGCGGGCACTATTAAACGTCTTGCTACAGCCGTTGGCTATCGTCCTGTCTTCTCATGGGCCAATAGTATGAGCAGCATGATCGATCTTGCTGTTCAGAGCACTACTGGCGTCAAAGCTGGCTTCTCGGAAACTCTCGAGTCTCAGTTGACCAAGATCATGCAGACTACGACCGGTGCCCTCAAAGACGTTGCCGTTAGCTCGCGTAACAAAAAGGATAGCGACTACAAGCTGTCCGAGGATGCCTGGCTGGAAGCTCATCCTGAGCGTAGACCTGTTGTCGTCATCGATAACTTCCTCCACAAGGGCGAGGAAAACAGCATCATCTACGACAAGATAGCTGAATGGGCAGCGACTATCGTGCAAAACAACGTCGCCCATGTTATTTTCCTCACCACTGACTCGGCCTACTCGAAACCCCTAGATAAAGCACTACCTGACCGACTCTTCCGTACTGTTTCCCTTGGTGATTTAGCGCCCCAGGTAGCAAAGAACTTTGTTCTTAGCCGGCTCAAGGATCAACTCGCCGCTGACGAGAAAGCACGAAAggagcaaggggatgaagacACTGAAAAATCACCTATCCCACGCCCAAACATGTTTGAGCTTGACCAGTGTATCGACACTCTTGGTGGCCGTCTCACAGATTTGGAGTTCCTCGCCCGGCGCCTACGAACTGGGCAATCTCCCAAACAAGCTATGGAAGAGATCGTTTCCGAGACAGCTACTGACATTGTTCGTATCTACCTTCTTGGCAAGTCTTCAGAGATTGAGGACAAGAAATTCTCTTCTCAACAGGCTTGGCATCTTATCAAGTCGCTTGCTCAAACCCCCAACCTACGTTATAACGAAGTCACACTCTCGGCGCCATTCTCCTCTGCAGCACCCGCGGCTGCCTCAAATGCCGATGCTGCCATTGATAGCCTTGTCAGCGCCGAGCTCATCGCTGTTAAGACGCACCAGGGCCGACCCATGACAATCACAGCTAGCAAGCCTCTGCACCAAGCTGCCTTTTCGGTCCTTCTACAGGACCGTGTCCTTAGAGCCAAGA of Fusarium oxysporum Fo47 chromosome I, complete sequence contains these proteins:
- a CDS encoding RNA12 protein-domain-containing protein; amino-acid sequence: MIPSRGLATAALFAARRPLISSRSLGCGFAAASLRQRLGQNAINRPVSRVWESTVVNPEDAVPPIAPEEGADKSGHITTQSNEAILFFDNIFPLKLSSVLMRPWKSDNDVSDLLRRFESSSLGILDPIRLVKTAIPEDLPIKVTEILPRLKDGGAYVKFMHDSNIDPAEIEAQLASRLKEKPIKPWFSIFRPVNARLVQGTPWLEDLYRYPTSFIKIEFVPPTPGTTPEELPEETLYSLFRKYGKIADIIPQPTDSKVTPRYANVMFPVTRDAIMARNCMHGFIVNEVLGGGKNGTKLRLSFEKRVKAHSIWNWLTNHPRIVIPVFAALVAGLSVLIFDPIREFFIKLHIQHSLEFKDSRIYKWFKKQSGNFGLSTKPKGGDGLEEVWNHRRDAIDKVQGWLDETSDTFIVVTGPKGSGKVEMVMDQALEGRKNVLKIDCRRIVEARGEAGTIKRLATAVGYRPVFSWANSMSSMIDLAVQSTTGVKAGFSETLESQLTKIMQTTTGALKDVAVSSRNKKDSDYKLSEDAWLEAHPERRPVVVIDNFLHKGEENSIIYDKIAEWAATIVQNNVAHVIFLTTDSAYSKPLDKALPDRLFRTVSLGDLAPQVAKNFVLSRLKDQLAADEKARKEQGDEDTEKSPIPRPNMFELDQCIDTLGGRLTDLEFLARRLRTGQSPKQAMEEIVSETATDIVRIYLLGKSSEIEDKKFSSQQAWHLIKSLAQTPNLRYNEVTLSAPFSSAAPAAASNADAAIDSLVSAELIAVKTHQGRPMTITASKPLHQAAFSVLLQDRVLRAKMDYDVLNDSSKAEARSIEKVENELALLGSLPRQTAETAGRINFLLRKLEDSQAKITKWDKEMTTLKKLLSEEF